In the Candidatus Eisenbacteria bacterium genome, CTCGCACAGGGGCGTTGCGACATCGCGGGCTTCCACCTACCGGAGGGTGGCCTCGAGACCGATTTCTTCTTTCACCGGCGCGCCTTCAAGGCCCGCGACCACGCGCTCATCCGCTGCGCCACCCGGACGCAGGGCCTGATGGTCGCGGCAGGCAATCCCAAGGGCATCCGCGGGCTGCCCGATCTCGCACGTCGAGACGTACGGATCATCAACCGCCAGCCCAACTCCGGCACGCGCCTGGAGCTCGACCAGCTCCTGCGAGAAGCGTCTATCGATCCGGCGTCGATCGCAGGATACGAGACCTTCGAATTCACCCACCTCGCGGTAGCAGCGACCATCGCTTCAGGCATGTGCGATGCCGGCTTCGGCATCGAAGCGGCAGCCACGCAGTACAAGCTCGGGTTCATTCCGCTGCTGCGCGAACGCTACTATCTCGCATGCCGCAGCGAGATTGTGGACGCGCGGCCGGTCAGCTCGCTCATCACGGTCCTCAAAAGCCCGGAATTCGCCGCGCTCGCGGGACAGCTGGCGGGCTACGACTGGACCGGCGTGGGAGAGACTCTGGGCGCGGACGTGGTCCTGGGG is a window encoding:
- a CDS encoding substrate-binding domain-containing protein codes for the protein MIKIRIEATWRIGSSEAELADPLLFRLLEAVQASGSLARAAQALGFSYRHIWGSLGKWEKAVGRPLVRLERGRGAKLTEFGEKLMWAEQTARSRLEAQIETVQRDLEHELSAELLRGTTNLVMHASHDLALGNLRDLLQEQHGIQLQLQYQGSLESLDALAQGRCDIAGFHLPEGGLETDFFFHRRAFKARDHALIRCATRTQGLMVAAGNPKGIRGLPDLARRDVRIINRQPNSGTRLELDQLLREASIDPASIAGYETFEFTHLAVAATIASGMCDAGFGIEAAATQYKLGFIPLLRERYYLACRSEIVDARPVSSLITVLKSPEFAALAGQLAGYDWTGVGETLGADVVLGARSGTGSVLRPEAKAARSR